In Pectobacterium aroidearum, the following are encoded in one genomic region:
- the rssB gene encoding two-component system response regulator RssB, whose product MEQPLAGKHILVIDDEAVFRSVLAGYLTSLGASVQEAINGLDALSILEHYQPDLMICDLKMPTMGGIEFLERLRLKDNDTPILIISATSQMADIAKVLRLGVQDVLLKPIRDYARLREAVMSCLYPDMFTSQLNEMDQLMQDMDSLNQSPEAVTKLLAQLQPPVQQTLAHCRVNYRQLTAAEHPGLVLDIAALSETELAFYCLDVTQGVNNNGTLAALLLRTLFNGLLQEHLADQQHRLPYLPTLLKQVNQLLRQASLDGRFPLLVGYYHRQLKQLILISAGLNATLNVNEQQIALNSGIPLGTLEGAYLNQLNYQCEAWQCQIWGGGGRLRLMLTAE is encoded by the coding sequence ATGGAACAACCACTAGCGGGTAAGCATATTTTAGTCATTGATGACGAGGCCGTTTTTCGATCTGTGCTCGCTGGTTATCTGACTTCTCTTGGGGCTTCAGTTCAGGAAGCGATTAATGGATTAGATGCGCTAAGTATTCTCGAACACTATCAACCCGATTTAATGATTTGCGACCTGAAGATGCCGACGATGGGAGGCATTGAGTTTCTTGAACGCCTGCGTTTGAAAGATAACGATACGCCGATACTGATTATTTCTGCAACCAGCCAGATGGCGGACATTGCCAAAGTCTTGCGTCTTGGTGTTCAGGATGTGTTGCTGAAACCGATTCGTGATTATGCCCGCTTGCGTGAAGCCGTAATGTCCTGCTTGTATCCTGATATGTTCACTTCACAGCTGAATGAGATGGATCAACTGATGCAGGACATGGATTCCCTCAATCAATCACCTGAAGCAGTCACCAAACTGCTTGCCCAGCTACAGCCTCCCGTGCAACAAACACTCGCTCATTGCCGTGTTAACTACCGCCAATTGACGGCAGCGGAACATCCTGGACTGGTGTTGGATATTGCCGCACTTTCGGAGACGGAGTTGGCGTTCTATTGCCTGGATGTCACTCAGGGTGTCAATAACAATGGTACGCTTGCAGCCTTACTGCTGCGAACGTTGTTCAATGGGCTGCTTCAGGAGCATTTAGCCGATCAGCAACACCGTTTGCCGTATCTGCCGACGCTATTAAAGCAGGTCAATCAGTTGCTGCGTCAGGCGAGTCTGGATGGACGTTTTCCTTTGCTGGTGGGGTATTACCATCGACAGTTAAAACAACTGATACTGATTTCTGCTGGGCTAAACGCGACGCTGAATGTTAACGAACAGCAGATAGCCCTAAATAGCGGTATCCCTTTAGGCACGCTTGAAGGCGCTTATCTCAATCAACTGAATTATCAGTGTGAAGCGTGGCAATGTCAGATATGGGGTGGCGGTGGTCGATTACGGCTTATGTTGACGGCAGAATAG
- the purU gene encoding formyltetrahydrofolate deformylase — protein sequence MQSQNIQRKVLRTICPDAKGLIAKITNICYKHELNIVQNNEFVDHRTGRFFMRTELEGIFNDTTLLADLDSALPEGSSRELTAAGRRRIVVLVTKEAHCLGDLLMKSAYGGLDVEIAAVIGNHDTLQTLVERFDIPFHLVSHEGLTREEHDQQMIAQIDQYKPDYVVLAKYMRVLTPAFVQHYPNQVINIHHSFLPAFIGARPYHQAYERGVKIIGATAHYVNDNLDEGPIIMQDVIHVDHTYSADDMMRAGRDVEKNVLSRALYRVLAQRVFVYGNRTIIL from the coding sequence ATGCAATCCCAAAATATACAAAGAAAAGTATTACGAACCATTTGCCCCGACGCAAAAGGGCTCATCGCAAAAATTACGAATATTTGTTACAAGCACGAACTGAACATCGTGCAAAACAATGAGTTTGTCGATCATCGCACTGGCCGCTTTTTCATGCGGACCGAGTTGGAAGGGATTTTCAACGACACCACATTGTTAGCCGATCTGGATAGCGCACTTCCTGAAGGCTCTTCTCGCGAATTAACCGCCGCAGGTCGTCGTCGTATCGTCGTACTGGTGACAAAAGAAGCCCATTGTCTGGGCGATCTGTTGATGAAAAGCGCTTATGGCGGCCTGGATGTCGAAATCGCGGCCGTCATCGGCAACCACGATACCTTGCAGACGCTGGTCGAGCGGTTTGATATCCCTTTCCACCTGGTCAGCCATGAAGGGTTAACTCGCGAAGAGCACGATCAACAGATGATCGCGCAGATCGATCAATACAAACCCGATTACGTCGTGCTGGCGAAATACATGCGAGTGCTGACACCGGCGTTCGTTCAGCACTATCCGAATCAAGTGATCAACATCCACCATTCTTTCTTACCCGCCTTTATCGGTGCCCGACCGTACCATCAGGCATACGAACGCGGTGTAAAAATCATTGGCGCGACGGCACACTACGTTAACGATAATCTGGATGAAGGCCCGATTATTATGCAGGACGTTATTCACGTCGACCATACATACTCAGCAGATGACATGATGCGCGCAGGCCGTGACGTTGAGAAAAATGTTCTGAGCCGTGCGTTGTATCGCGTGCTGGCGCAGCGTGTTTTTGTCTACGGCAATCGTACTATTATTCTGTAA
- a CDS encoding DUF1496 domain-containing protein — protein MKSLVSLCFASVILVLPTLAQANRGGTDIVVPVPPEVWGAGTTVREQNNNCLRCCVYENRNYSEGAVLKVEGVILQCVRDKQTLGTNNLIWQVVKQ, from the coding sequence ATGAAATCGTTAGTGTCTTTGTGTTTCGCCAGTGTGATACTGGTGCTGCCCACGCTGGCGCAGGCTAATCGCGGCGGAACGGATATTGTGGTTCCCGTGCCACCGGAAGTGTGGGGCGCGGGTACGACGGTGCGGGAGCAAAATAACAACTGCCTGCGCTGTTGTGTGTATGAGAACCGTAACTATTCTGAAGGTGCGGTGCTAAAGGTTGAAGGCGTGATTCTGCAATGCGTGCGGGACAAACAAACGCTGGGAACCAACAACCTCATATGGCAGGTGGTTAAGCAATAA
- the xthA gene encoding exodeoxyribonuclease III: MKVVSFNINGLRARPHQLAAIIEQHQPDVIGLQETKVHDDMFPLEDISQYGYHVYYHGQKGHYGVALLCKTQPIAVRRGFPTDEDDAQRRIIMADFATEHGTFTIVNGYFPQGESRDHPVKFPAKTRFYQDLQTYLEQHHSATQPLIVMGDVNISPTDLDIGIGEENRKRWLRTGKCSFLPEEREWMARLQGWGLIDTFRAANPESNDRFSWFDYRSAGFDDNRGLRIDLILASNFLADRCVATGIDYDIRGMEKPSDHAPIWAQFAL; the protein is encoded by the coding sequence ATGAAAGTTGTATCTTTTAATATCAATGGCCTGCGGGCGCGCCCTCATCAGTTGGCCGCCATTATCGAACAACACCAGCCAGATGTGATCGGGTTGCAGGAAACAAAAGTCCACGATGACATGTTTCCGTTAGAGGATATCAGCCAGTACGGCTACCACGTTTATTATCATGGGCAAAAAGGACACTACGGCGTCGCCTTGCTGTGTAAAACGCAGCCGATTGCGGTGCGTCGTGGTTTCCCAACGGATGAAGACGATGCGCAGCGCCGGATCATTATGGCGGATTTCGCCACTGAACATGGCACCTTCACGATCGTTAACGGGTATTTTCCTCAGGGAGAAAGCCGTGACCATCCAGTGAAATTCCCCGCGAAGACGCGTTTCTATCAGGATTTGCAAACCTATCTGGAACAGCACCACAGCGCCACACAACCGCTGATCGTGATGGGCGATGTCAATATCAGCCCCACCGACCTGGATATCGGCATTGGTGAAGAGAATCGCAAGCGCTGGTTACGCACGGGTAAATGTTCTTTCCTACCGGAAGAACGTGAATGGATGGCGCGTTTGCAAGGCTGGGGACTGATTGACACTTTCCGTGCCGCCAACCCAGAGAGCAACGATCGTTTTTCGTGGTTTGATTACCGCTCAGCCGGGTTCGATGACAACCGCGGCCTGCGTATCGACCTGATTCTCGCCAGCAACTTCCTGGCCGACCGCTGTGTTGCTACCGGTATTGACTACGATATTCGTGGAATGGAAAAACCGTCTGACCATGCGCCAATTTGGGCACAATTTGCGCTATAG
- the hns gene encoding histone-like nucleoid-structuring protein H-NS: protein MSEALKILNNIRTLRAQARECTLDTLEEMLEKLEVVVNERREEDSQVQAEVEERARKLQQYRDMLIADGIDPNELLQSLGSVKVAGKSKRAARPAKYQYTDENGEVKTWTGQGRTPAVIKKAIEEQGKSLDDFLL, encoded by the coding sequence ATGAGCGAAGCACTAAAGATTCTTAACAACATCCGTACTCTGCGTGCCCAGGCAAGAGAATGTACCCTGGATACTTTGGAAGAAATGCTGGAAAAACTGGAAGTCGTGGTTAATGAACGCCGCGAAGAAGATAGCCAGGTTCAGGCTGAAGTTGAAGAACGTGCGCGTAAATTGCAGCAATATCGCGATATGCTGATTGCCGACGGTATTGACCCTAACGAATTATTACAGTCTTTAGGTTCAGTGAAAGTTGCAGGTAAAAGCAAACGCGCTGCCCGTCCGGCAAAATATCAATACACTGACGAAAACGGCGAAGTTAAAACCTGGACTGGCCAGGGTCGTACACCGGCAGTAATCAAGAAAGCAATCGAAGAGCAAGGTAAATCTTTAGACGATTTCCTGCTGTAA
- a CDS encoding DNA topoisomerase III: MRLFIAEKPSLARAIADVLPKPHRRGDGFIACGQNDVVTWCVGHLLEQAQPDVYDARYARWSLADLPIIPQKWLLQPRPSVSKQLNTIKKLLNDANEVIHAGDPDREGQLLVDEVLEYLALPEEKRQQVRRCLINDLNPQAVERAVSRLRENREFIPLCVSALARSRADWLYGINMTRAYTLLGRNAGYDGVLSVGRVQTPVLGLVVRRDEEIENFVPKDYFEVKAHIVTPADERFVALWQPSESCEPYQDEEGRLLHRSLAEHVVKRIEGQPAFVTSYNDKRESETAPLPYSLSTLQIEAAKRFGLSAQQVLDVCQKLYETHKLITYPRSDCRYLPEEHFAGRHAVLNAISVHQPDLLPQPVMDVDRRNRCWDDGKVDAHHAIIPTARSASASLTENERKVYGLVARQYIMQFCPDAVFRKCVIELDIAGGKFIAKARFLAEAGWRTLLGGKERDEENEGMPLPVVAKGDELLCERGEVVERQTQPPRPFTDATLLSAMTGIARFVQDKELKKILRATDGLGTEATRAGIIELLFKRTFLFKKARYIHASEAGRALIHSLPASAAHPDMTAHWEATLTQISEKKCRYQDFMQPLTHSLQELIQQAKQNGAVRAFKGLSAPPSGAAKRRKPQTKKAKEQEQ; this comes from the coding sequence ATGCGACTTTTTATTGCCGAAAAGCCCAGCCTTGCGCGGGCGATTGCAGACGTGTTACCCAAACCGCATCGACGCGGCGATGGCTTTATTGCCTGCGGTCAGAATGATGTCGTGACGTGGTGCGTAGGACACCTGCTAGAGCAGGCGCAGCCGGATGTTTATGATGCGCGCTACGCCCGGTGGTCTCTTGCCGATTTACCTATCATTCCTCAGAAATGGCTGCTGCAACCGCGTCCCTCGGTCAGTAAGCAGCTGAACACCATTAAAAAGCTCCTGAATGATGCCAACGAAGTGATCCACGCTGGAGACCCCGATCGTGAAGGGCAACTGCTGGTGGATGAAGTGTTGGAATATCTTGCTTTGCCGGAAGAAAAACGCCAGCAGGTGCGTCGTTGCCTGATCAACGATCTCAACCCACAAGCGGTAGAGCGCGCGGTTTCTCGTTTGCGTGAGAACCGAGAGTTCATTCCTTTGTGCGTGTCGGCACTGGCGCGTTCCCGTGCGGATTGGCTCTACGGCATAAACATGACCCGTGCCTATACGCTATTAGGACGCAATGCTGGCTATGATGGCGTGTTGTCGGTTGGCCGCGTGCAAACGCCGGTGCTGGGACTGGTGGTGCGGCGGGATGAAGAAATCGAAAATTTCGTTCCCAAAGATTACTTTGAAGTGAAAGCCCATATCGTGACGCCTGCCGATGAGCGCTTTGTCGCACTCTGGCAGCCCAGCGAATCCTGTGAACCTTATCAGGATGAAGAAGGGCGGTTATTGCATCGTTCTCTGGCAGAACATGTCGTCAAACGTATTGAAGGCCAGCCCGCGTTTGTCACCAGCTATAATGATAAACGGGAATCGGAAACCGCGCCGTTACCTTATTCGCTGTCGACACTACAGATCGAAGCGGCGAAGCGTTTCGGGCTGAGTGCTCAACAAGTGCTGGATGTGTGCCAGAAACTCTATGAAACCCATAAGCTGATCACCTATCCGCGTTCTGATTGCCGCTATCTGCCCGAGGAACATTTTGCCGGGCGTCATGCCGTCTTAAACGCGATATCCGTACACCAGCCCGATCTGCTGCCACAGCCGGTTATGGATGTGGATCGACGCAACCGTTGCTGGGACGATGGTAAGGTCGATGCTCACCACGCAATTATTCCTACCGCTCGTAGCGCAAGCGCCTCGCTGACGGAAAATGAGCGTAAAGTGTATGGTTTAGTTGCACGGCAATACATCATGCAATTTTGCCCAGACGCCGTGTTCCGCAAGTGTGTCATTGAACTGGATATTGCGGGGGGTAAATTTATTGCCAAAGCACGGTTCCTGGCCGAAGCCGGGTGGCGCACGCTGCTGGGCGGTAAAGAACGCGACGAAGAAAACGAAGGCATGCCGTTGCCTGTGGTGGCAAAAGGTGATGAGCTACTGTGTGAACGTGGTGAAGTGGTTGAGCGCCAAACGCAGCCGCCGCGACCGTTTACCGATGCGACGTTGCTGTCGGCGATGACGGGGATTGCGCGTTTTGTGCAGGATAAAGAACTGAAGAAAATCCTGCGGGCGACCGATGGATTAGGCACAGAGGCGACGCGAGCAGGTATCATCGAATTATTATTTAAACGGACGTTTCTGTTTAAGAAAGCGCGCTATATTCACGCGAGTGAAGCGGGACGGGCGTTGATTCACTCACTGCCTGCCAGTGCAGCACACCCAGACATGACGGCGCATTGGGAAGCCACGTTGACGCAAATCAGCGAGAAGAAATGCCGCTATCAGGATTTTATGCAGCCGCTGACCCATTCCTTGCAGGAGCTGATTCAGCAGGCCAAACAAAACGGCGCGGTGAGAGCGTTTAAAGGGCTTTCCGCGCCGCCGTCGGGTGCCGCAAAACGGCGCAAGCCTCAGACTAAAAAAGCGAAGGAGCAGGAGCAATGA
- the galU gene encoding UTP--glucose-1-phosphate uridylyltransferase GalU, with amino-acid sequence MSIVNKKVKKAVIPVAGLGTRMLPATKAIPKEMLPLVDKPLIQYVVNECIAAGINEIILVTHSSKNSIENHFDTSFELEAILEKRVKRQLLEEVQSICPKHVTIMQVRQGLAKGLGHAVLCAHPLVGDEPVAVILPDVIIDEYASDLKKDNLSEMLQRFSTTGHSQIMVEPVENVSSYGVVDCKGVELKAGDSAPMVGVVEKPKASEAPSNLAVVGRYVLSADIWSLLEKTPPGAGNEIQLTDAIAMLMEKETVEAYHLKGVSHDCGNKLGYMQAFVEYGLRHDGLGQEFAQWLQETIEAEEK; translated from the coding sequence ATGTCTATTGTGAATAAAAAAGTAAAAAAAGCGGTCATACCGGTTGCTGGATTAGGGACGCGTATGCTGCCTGCCACCAAAGCCATTCCTAAAGAAATGTTGCCGTTGGTAGATAAACCGCTGATCCAATATGTTGTTAATGAGTGTATCGCTGCAGGGATTAATGAAATTATTCTGGTTACACACTCTTCTAAGAATTCTATCGAAAACCATTTCGATACCAGTTTTGAGCTGGAAGCCATACTAGAAAAACGCGTTAAACGTCAGCTGTTGGAAGAAGTTCAATCTATCTGTCCTAAACACGTCACCATTATGCAAGTGCGTCAGGGATTAGCTAAAGGGCTGGGCCATGCCGTATTGTGCGCGCACCCATTAGTGGGAGATGAACCCGTCGCAGTTATTCTGCCTGATGTGATTATTGATGAATATGCGTCCGATCTGAAGAAAGATAACCTGAGCGAAATGTTGCAACGTTTTTCTACTACAGGTCACAGCCAGATTATGGTCGAGCCGGTTGAAAATGTAAGCAGCTATGGCGTGGTTGATTGCAAAGGAGTGGAATTAAAAGCAGGGGATAGTGCACCTATGGTGGGCGTGGTTGAAAAACCGAAAGCCTCCGAGGCGCCGTCTAATTTAGCCGTCGTTGGCCGTTATGTACTCTCTGCGGATATTTGGTCCCTGCTGGAGAAAACACCACCGGGCGCTGGCAATGAAATTCAGTTAACCGATGCCATCGCAATGTTGATGGAAAAAGAGACGGTAGAAGCCTATCACCTGAAAGGCGTGAGCCATGACTGTGGTAATAAATTAGGCTATATGCAGGCATTCGTGGAATATGGTTTGCGCCATGACGGTTTAGGTCAGGAATTTGCGCAATGGCTGCAGGAAACGATTGAAGCAGAAGAAAAATAA
- the rssA gene encoding patatin-like phospholipase RssA, with translation MQRKKIGVALGSGAAKGWAHIGVFNALTEMGIAVDVVAGCSIGALVGAAYATNNLASMDRWVRAFGYWDVIRLMDLSWQRGSLLRGDRVFNSVKHLLPTTQIEDCDIKYGVVTTNLSTGRELWLTEGDLHQAMRASCSMPGLLSPVRFNDYWLVDGAVVNPVPVSLARAMGADIVIAVDLQHDASLNHQNLLSIKPTESDIDAENVPQDWRSRIRERLLRGRRQPTESSPTAMEIMSTSIQILENRLKMTRMAGDPPDVLLQPYCPQIATLDFHRAQEAIEAGYKAVEKMRDELLPFAKEA, from the coding sequence ATGCAGCGGAAAAAAATTGGAGTCGCCTTGGGATCCGGGGCAGCGAAGGGATGGGCGCATATTGGTGTGTTTAATGCGTTAACAGAAATGGGGATTGCGGTTGATGTTGTAGCCGGTTGTTCTATCGGCGCGCTGGTTGGGGCGGCGTATGCCACCAACAATTTAGCCTCAATGGATCGCTGGGTGAGGGCGTTTGGCTATTGGGACGTGATTCGACTGATGGATCTCTCCTGGCAGCGCGGAAGCTTATTGCGCGGCGATCGTGTCTTCAATAGTGTGAAGCATTTGCTCCCGACAACACAGATTGAAGACTGTGATATCAAATATGGCGTGGTGACGACAAATCTGAGTACAGGGCGTGAGCTCTGGCTGACAGAAGGCGATTTACATCAGGCTATGCGCGCATCTTGCAGCATGCCTGGCCTGCTATCCCCCGTTCGGTTTAACGATTACTGGCTGGTGGATGGCGCGGTAGTTAACCCTGTTCCTGTTTCTCTGGCACGGGCTATGGGCGCTGACATAGTGATTGCGGTTGATCTCCAGCACGATGCCAGTCTGAATCACCAGAATTTGCTGTCGATAAAACCGACAGAGTCGGACATTGATGCGGAAAATGTCCCGCAAGATTGGCGTAGCAGAATTCGTGAACGTTTACTGCGAGGCCGCCGCCAGCCAACAGAAAGTTCGCCAACGGCGATGGAGATCATGAGCACATCGATCCAGATTCTGGAAAATCGGTTGAAGATGACCCGGATGGCAGGTGATCCGCCTGATGTACTGCTGCAACCGTATTGTCCTCAGATCGCGACCTTGGATTTTCATCGCGCACAGGAAGCGATTGAAGCGGGCTATAAGGCAGTAGAAAAGATGCGTGATGAATTGTTGCCGTTCGCAAAAGAAGCGTAA
- a CDS encoding NAD(P)H nitroreductase, with translation MDALELLLNRRSASRLTAPAPTGDALNNIIHAGMRAPDHGAMQPWRFFMIENDGLDRFSTLLTRAAQQEGLDDAGIDKARQAPYRAPLIITVVAHCEENPKVPLWEQIVSAGCAVQAMQMAALAQGFNGIWRSGAWTHNALVREAFNCREQDEIVGFLYLGTPQLKASTTVTPLDTDTFVHYF, from the coding sequence ATGGATGCTCTTGAATTGCTATTGAATCGTCGTTCGGCCTCGCGCCTGACCGCGCCAGCACCGACGGGTGACGCATTGAATAACATTATCCACGCGGGTATGCGTGCGCCGGATCATGGTGCCATGCAGCCGTGGCGCTTTTTTATGATCGAAAATGACGGTCTGGATCGTTTTAGTACGCTACTGACTCGTGCGGCGCAGCAGGAAGGATTGGATGACGCCGGTATCGATAAGGCACGTCAGGCCCCTTATCGCGCCCCGCTGATTATTACCGTTGTCGCGCATTGTGAAGAGAACCCGAAAGTCCCGCTTTGGGAGCAAATTGTCTCCGCTGGCTGTGCCGTTCAGGCTATGCAAATGGCTGCATTGGCTCAGGGCTTTAACGGTATCTGGCGTAGCGGTGCCTGGACGCACAATGCGTTGGTACGCGAAGCGTTCAACTGTCGTGAACAGGATGAAATTGTCGGTTTCCTCTATCTCGGGACGCCACAGCTCAAAGCCTCGACTACGGTCACGCCGCTTGATACTGACACGTTTGTTCACTACTTCTGA
- a CDS encoding YchJ family protein, with protein sequence MSESCPCCSGLQYNACCQPYLTHAATAAEPAVLMRSRYTAYVKHDVDYLIATWHPDLQPEKWRASLAESCQNSQWLGLTILAPSPGKTPDEGYVEFAARYISETNSQRTEVMRERSRFLRQHNRWYYIDGVHVQTGRNEPCPCDSGKKYKKCCGQ encoded by the coding sequence GTGTCAGAATCTTGCCCCTGTTGCAGTGGATTGCAGTATAACGCATGCTGTCAACCCTACCTCACGCATGCCGCAACAGCGGCTGAACCCGCCGTATTGATGCGATCGCGCTATACCGCCTATGTCAAACACGATGTCGATTACCTTATCGCCACCTGGCATCCCGATCTCCAGCCCGAGAAATGGCGCGCGTCTCTCGCTGAAAGCTGCCAGAACTCGCAGTGGCTCGGGCTCACTATACTGGCACCGTCTCCCGGAAAAACGCCCGATGAGGGATATGTGGAATTCGCCGCACGTTATATCTCAGAAACGAACAGCCAGCGAACAGAAGTCATGCGAGAACGCTCACGCTTCCTTCGCCAGCATAATCGCTGGTACTATATAGACGGCGTTCATGTGCAGACAGGCAGAAATGAACCTTGCCCGTGCGATTCCGGCAAAAAATACAAAAAGTGCTGCGGACAATAG
- a CDS encoding thymidine kinase produces the protein MAQLYFYYSAMNAGKSTALLQSSYNYQERGMRTLVFTAEIDNRHGVGVVSSRIGLSSPALLFNPQTSLFGLLEKEHRAQPVDCVLIDECQFLTREQVSELSDVVDQLDIPVLCYGLRTDFRGDLFSGSHYLLAWADKLIELKTVCHCGRKANCVLRLDAQGNAVHEGEQVVIGGNESYVSVCRKHYKIALGLTRKESE, from the coding sequence GTGGCCCAACTTTATTTTTATTATTCTGCAATGAATGCAGGGAAATCGACGGCGCTATTGCAGTCATCATATAACTACCAGGAGCGCGGGATGCGTACGCTGGTGTTCACTGCTGAAATAGATAATCGGCACGGTGTGGGGGTTGTAAGTTCACGAATCGGCCTTTCTTCTCCGGCATTATTGTTTAATCCGCAGACATCCTTATTTGGATTGCTGGAGAAAGAGCACCGAGCTCAGCCCGTAGATTGTGTATTAATTGATGAATGTCAATTTTTAACCCGCGAGCAGGTGAGTGAGCTTTCCGATGTTGTGGACCAATTAGACATCCCGGTATTGTGCTACGGGTTGCGTACTGATTTTCGCGGTGATTTGTTTTCCGGGAGTCACTATTTATTAGCATGGGCAGATAAGCTGATTGAGTTAAAAACGGTCTGCCATTGTGGCCGTAAAGCTAACTGCGTATTGCGATTAGATGCGCAAGGTAATGCCGTCCACGAAGGGGAGCAGGTTGTTATTGGCGGCAATGAGAGCTATGTTTCCGTGTGTCGTAAACATTATAAAATTGCGCTGGGATTAACCCGTAAGGAAAGTGAGTAA
- a CDS encoding trimeric intracellular cation channel family protein, which yields MLTYIYLIAITAEGMSGALAAGRRNMDIFGVGMIAFITALGGGTVRDILLGNYPIGWTQHPGYIYLTIGAGLFTIIIARFMHHLHRLFLVLDAMGLIAFTIIGCNVALKLNYSMTVVVMAGIVTGIFGGILRDIFCNRTPMVLKKELYASVSLLVALLYLGLKSLNINHDINLLVSFTIGLAVRLAAIRWSWQLPVFSYVPGRWKGKA from the coding sequence GTGCTGACTTACATCTATCTGATCGCGATTACGGCAGAGGGGATGTCCGGGGCGCTGGCCGCTGGACGTCGTAATATGGATATTTTTGGCGTAGGCATGATTGCCTTTATCACCGCGCTTGGCGGTGGCACCGTTCGCGATATTCTCCTCGGTAATTATCCCATCGGCTGGACGCAGCATCCCGGCTATATCTACCTCACCATTGGAGCGGGTCTTTTCACAATTATCATTGCACGCTTTATGCACCATTTGCATCGCCTCTTTCTGGTTCTTGATGCGATGGGGCTCATCGCCTTCACCATTATTGGCTGCAATGTGGCGTTGAAGCTGAATTATTCGATGACAGTGGTGGTCATGGCGGGCATCGTAACCGGGATTTTTGGTGGAATATTGCGTGATATTTTCTGCAACCGCACACCAATGGTATTGAAGAAAGAGCTGTACGCCAGTGTCTCGCTTTTAGTCGCACTTTTATATCTGGGGCTCAAGTCGCTTAACATCAACCACGATATTAACCTGCTGGTGTCATTCACTATTGGTTTGGCGGTGCGTCTGGCCGCAATTCGCTGGTCATGGCAACTCCCAGTGTTCTCTTATGTTCCTGGGCGCTGGAAAGGCAAAGCGTAA